In Streptomyces sannanensis, the DNA window GAAGTACTTCCTGCTCGGCGCCTTCTCCTCCGCGTTCCTGCTCTTCGGCATCGCACTGCTCTACGGCTACGCGGGATCCGTCTCGTACGCCACGATCGCGGATGTGGTCGACGGCACCGTCCAGACCGTGAGCCCGGTGCTCGCCCAGACCATGGGCAACGATGTGCTGCTGCTGATCGGCTTCGCGATGGTGCTGGTCGGCCTGCTGTTCAAGGTGGGTGCGGTGCCGTTCCACATGTGGACCCCCGACGTCTACCAGGGCGCGCCGACCCCGGTCACCGGCTTCATGGCGGCCGCCACCAAGGTCGCCGCCTTCGGTGCGATGCTGCGCTTCCTGTATGTCGCCCTGCCCGGTCTGCGCTGGGACTGGCGGCCGGTCATGTGGGGCGTCGCGATCCTCACCATGCTGGGCGGTGCGATCGTCGCGATCACCCAGACCGACATCAAGCGGCTGCTGGCGTACTCCTCCATTGCGCACGCCGGCTTCCTGCTCGCCGGTGTCATCGCGGCCACGCCGAGCGGCATCTCGTCCGTCCTCTTCTATCTGGCCGCTTACTCCTTCGTCACGATCGGCGCCTTCGCGGTCGTCACGCTGGTGCGCGACGCGGGCGGCGAGGCCACGCATCTGTCGAAGTGGGCCGGGCTGGGCCGGCGTTCGCCGCTGGTCGCCGCGGTCTTCGCGGTGTTCCTGCTGGCCTTCGCCGGTATTCCGCTGACATCCGGCTTCTCCGGCAAGTTCGCGGTCTTCAAGGCGGCGGCGGAGGGCGGTGCGGGCGTGCTGGTCGTGATCGGTGTGATCTCGTCGGCGGTCGCCGCGTTCTTCTACATCCGGGTGATCGTGCTGATGTTCTTCAGCGAGCCGAAGGCGGACGGCCCCACGGTGGCGGTGCCGTCCCCGTTCACGATGACGGCCATCGCGGCCGGTGTCGCGGTGACGGTGGTGCTGGGCGTGGCCCCGCAGTACTTCCTCGACCTGGCGGGCCGGGCGAGCGTCTTCGTCCGCTGACCCGACTGCTCGACTGCTCGACTGCCCGACTGCCCGGCGCCCCTCCAAGGGGCGCCGGGCAGCGGCGTTTCCGGGGGTCCGGGGCGGAGCTTCCCCCCGCCCGGTCCCTTCCCACAGTGACACTGTGCGGCTCCGCCGCGCGGGGGCTCCGTCCCGGACCGGGCTGTCGCTCGGGGCTCGGTTTGAGCCCGTTCCGGCGATTGAGGACAACGCCCGAAGGGCGTTCCGGGGGTCCGGGGGCTTGTCCCCGGTTCGGGGGAGAGACACCCGCCGCGGGCGTGATCCGCGCAGGGTCAGTGCACCGCCGGAACGATCCGGCCCGTGACCTCTCCCAGGCCCACCCGGACGCCGTTCGGACCCGGGGCCCATGCCGTCAGGGTGACCTCGTCCCCGTCCTCCAGGAACGTCCGCTTGCCCTCCGGCAGATCGAGGGCGTCCCGGCCGTTCCAGGTCAGTTCCAGCAGCGAGCCGCGCTGGTGCACCTCGGGTCCGCTGACCGTGCCGGAGCCGTAGAGGTCGCCGGTGCGCAGGGATGCGCCGTTGACCGTCATATGGGCCAGCTGCTGGGCGGCGGTCCAGTACATGGTGGCGAACGGCGGCTCGGCGACCACCTGGCCGTTGATGGTCACGGTGATCCGCAGGTCGTAGCCGCCCGGTTCCTCCTCGGCCGTGTCGTCGAGGTACGGCAGCAGCGGGAAGTCGCGGGCCGGCGGGGCGACCCGGGCCGCGTCCAGTGCCTCGAGCGGGGTCACCCACGCCGAGACGGACGTGGCGAAGGACTTGCCGAGGAAGGGGCCGAGCGGGACGTACTCCCAGGCCTGGATGTCGCGCGCCGACCAGTCGTTGAGGAGGCCGATACCGAACACGTGCTCGCGGTAGTCGGCGAGCGGCACCGGCCGGCCGTGCTGGGACGGGGCGCCGACGACGAAGCCGACCTCGGCCTCGATGTCGAGCTTGACGCTCGGACCGAAGACCGGGGCGGGGTCGGTGGGAGCCTTGCGCTGACCGGAGGGGCGTACCACATCCGTCCCGGACACCACAACAGTGCCTGATCGGCCGTGGTAACCGATGGGCAGGTGCTTCCAGTTGGGCGTGAGGGGCTCGCTGTCCGGGCGGAAGATATGGCCGACATTGGTCGAGTGGTGCTCGCTCGAGTAGAAGTCGACATAGTCGGCGACCTCGTACGGGAGGTGCAGCGTCACGTCGGAGAGCGGGTGCAGCAGTGGTTCGATGTCGCCGCGGTGCGCCGGCACGGTCACCCATGCCGTCAGCGCCCGGCGGACGTCCCGCCAGACAGTGCGACCCGCCGCGAGCAGGGGATTCAGGGTCGGCTGTGCCAGAAGTGAGGCGTACGGCGAGCCCAGCGCACGGGCTGCCGCGCCCGCGTCCAGCACATGGCTGCCGATGCGGACGCCGACCCGACGGTGGTCCGGCTCGTCGGCGGTGGAGAAGACGCCGTACGGAAGATTGTGCGGGCCGAAGGGGTCGCCCTCGGGAAGGTCGAGCGGGCTCTGCTCGGGCATGGGTCGTGCCTGCCTTTCCGTGATGTTGAAGGACACGTTACGTGCGGCTTGCCTGGGATGGCAGTGCCTAAAGAGTTCGCAATGTCCGGAAAAACCTTGCTGGAGCGGGGAATTCCGGCTTAGCGTCCTTTGGGGCGCGCCTGGGGAAGGGGCCCGTGCGTCCGTAGGGGGGACAGGTGGCGCGCAGCAACATGCTCTTCACGGCGGACCGGACCGTGCCCGGGCTGATCGTGAAGATCGGTAACTATCCACTGCACCATGGCGGCGTCGGCGCGATCCGCAGTCTGGGCCGGCTCGGTGTGCCCATGTACGCCGTCACCGAAGACCGCTGGACGCCCGCGGCACACTCGCGCTATCTGGAACGTGCGTTCGTCTGGCCCACGACCGGTACCGAGGAGCCCGGCCGGCTGGTGGAGGGGTTGCTGCGGATCGGACGGCGCATCGGCCGGCCCACGGTGCTGATACCGACCGACGAAGAGGCGGCGGTGCTGATCGCGGAGCACCAGGAGGAGCTGGCGGACCGTTTTCTCTTCCCTCGTGTCGCACCGGATCTGCCGCGTCGTCTGGCCAGCAAGCAGGGGCTGCACGAGCTGTGCGTGCAGCACGGGGTGCCGTCGCCCGCGGCGGCCTTCCCGGAGTCGTACGCCGAGATCGAGGACTTCGCGGCGCATGCGCGCTTCCCGGTGGTGGCCAAGAACCGGGAGGCGTTCGTCCGCAGGAAGCGGCCCGCGGTGGGCGGCACCACCCGGATCGAGGACGCCGGGCATCTGCTCGCGCTCGCCCCCCGCTGGGGTGAGCAGCCGGGCGTGATCCTCCAGGAGTACCTGCCGCGCGAGCAGGCCGAGGACTGGATCGTCCACGCCTATTTCGACGGGAGCAGCGATCCGCTGGCGCTGTTCACAGGGGTCAAGGTGCGGTCCTGGCCGCCGCACGCCGGGATGACGGCCAACGCCTACGTCGTCGACAACCCGGAACTGGCACAGCTGGCCGCGCAGTTCATCAAGCGGATCGGGTACACCGGCATCGTCGACCTCGACCTGCGCTTCGACCGGCGCGATCGTCAGTACAAACTGCTCGACTTCAATCCGAGGATGGGTGCGCAGTTCCGCCTCTTCGAGAACGAGTCGGGCATCGACGTCGTCAGGGCCCAGCATCTGCATCTGACCGGCCGGAAGGTGCCCGAGGGGGAGCAGCGCGCCGGTCATCGCTATGTGGTGGAGAACATCGACCTGCCGGCGCTTCTCGCGTACCGCCGCAGCGGCTACACCACGCCGCACGCTCCCGCCCGGGCCTCCGGCACGGAGCTGGCCTGGCTGGCGGCGGACGACGTCAAGCCGTTCTTCACCATGATGGCGCGCTTCGTACGGCCCGGTGCCCAGCATCTGTATCGGTTGTGGCGGAGCTCCCGCCGTGGTTCAGCACCAGCCAAGTAACGTCCTGGGGAGGGGACTTCGCGTGATTCTTCCGGTAGCTGTCATCGGGGCCGGGCCCTTCGGCCTCTCGACTGCCGCCCATCTGCGGGGAAGGGGGATCCCCGTACGGATCTTCGGCTCGCCGATGGTGAGCTGGCGCGACCACATGCCGGCCGGGATGCTGCTCAAGTCGACGCCGGTGGCCTCCACCATCGACGCCCCGCAGCCGGGCCACACCCTGCTCGACTTCTGCGCGGACACGGGCGGGCAGCGCTACGAATCCGACTGGGACCTCATCCCCGTGGAGGACTTCGCCCGGTACGGACAGTGGTTCGCGGAGAGCCTGTTCCCGGACCTGGAGCAGGTCCGGGTGGTCTCCGTGGACCGGGTGAAGTGCGCGTTCGAGCTGAAGCTGGACTCGGGGGAGACCTTCAAGGCCCGTGCCGTGGTCGTCGCGACGGGCCTGTCGGGGCTGGCCCGGATGCCGCGTGAGCTGGCCGCGGCCGTGCCCGAGGGCCCGTCGGCGACCGGTCCGGTCTCGCACGCCTCGCAGCACCACGACCTGTCGGTGTTCGCCGGCCGTGAGGTGGTCGTCGTCGGTGCCGGCCAGTCCGCCCTGGAGAACGCCGTGCTGATGGCGGAGGCGGGCGCGAAGGTACGGATCGTCGCGCGCACCCCCGGGGCGGTCGCCTTCGGCGACGCGCCGGACCGGCAGCCGAAGTGGGCGCCCGAGTCGCCCTTCGGCCGCGCCTGGTCGCTGTACGCGCTGTCGTACCATGCCACGCACGTCCGCCACCTGCCGGCGCCCGCCCGCCACTACCTGGTCCGCCGGGTGCTGGGTCCGCTGGGCGCCTGGTGGCTGCGGGAGCGTTTCACCAACGGCGGGGTGCATGTGACGGACGGCCGGCGCGTGGTGCGTGCCCGGGTCGAGGACGGCCGTCCCGTGCTGACGCTCGGCGGCCGCTCCGGGGGTCCGCGGTACGAGCTGGCCGCCGACCATGTGATGGCCGCGACCGGCTATCGGATGGATGTGGCCGCGCTGGACTTCCTGGGCCATGAGCTGCGTACCGCACTGGTCACCACCAAGGGCGCCCCGGTCCTCGACGCGGGGTACGGGTCCTCGGTGCCCGGCCTGTACTTCACGGGTCTGCCGGCGTCGTCGTCGTTCGGGCCGCTGATGCGGTTCGTCTGCGGGACGGAGTACGCCTCACCGCGACTGGCCGCGGCGGTGGCGGGTTTGAGTTAGTGCTGTGGCCGGAAAGGCTTGCCGGGAAGCTCGCGACTCCCCCAGCTACCTCCCCCAGCTACCTCCCCCAGCTACCTCCCCCAGCTACCTCCCCCAGCTACCTCCCCCAGCTACCTCCCCCAGCTACCGCTGGGGGTGCCCCCAGGGGTGCCCCCAGGGGTGCCCCCAGGGGTGCCCCCAGGGGTGCCCCCAGGGGTGCCCCCAGGGGTGCCCCCAGGCACGTACGCTCGCTGCGTTGGCCGAAAACCCGAGTAACGCTGCTACGAGGGCCTTCGGCCGCCTTGCGATCGCACGCACCGGACGCCGCTCCTTCCCGGCAGACCTTTCCGTCACAGCAGCAGCACGTCACCAGGCGGTGCGCGGGATGTGTTCCTCCCAGGTCCGGTGGAAGACGATCTCGTCGCCCTCGTGGCACGTCACCTCGTTGAAGGTGAGGAAGGTGTCGGCCTCGCAGGAGGTCTCGGAGCGGGTCCGCACCGTCACGTCCCAGGCCGGGTCCGGGCGGTGCAGACGGAAGGTCCGGTCGCAGCGGATCCGGGCGGACAGCGGGTCGGACTCCTCGATGGTGTACGTGTCCAGGCTGTCCTCGGCGACCTCAAGACCGTCCGGGTGTATCACGGTGCCGCCCCGGCGTGGCGCGGCCTCCAGCCGCCGCTCGCCGCTCCCCACATCACGGATGATCAGTCGCCCGGGCCGTTGCTCCGGGTCCTGCCGGTGAGCGACGGCGAGCGGCTCGGCCTGCTCCGGCTCGGCGAAGGCGAGGCCGTCCCGGGTGGCGGTGCGCACGGGAAGCTCCAGTGAGCAGCCCTCCGGGTCGAGGCTGAAGCTCCCGATGCCGGGCTGCGGCCAGATCCACGGCCAGTACGCGGAGGAGACCGCGAGCCGGATCCGGTGCCCCGGGGGGAAGGAGTGTCCGATGCCCTGCAACTCGAACTCCACGTCCTCCTTGGCGCCGGGCGGCCAGGGTTCGGCCCGGTCGTCGCCGTCGCGGGCGGAGAGGTTGAGCGTTCCGCGGGTGACCAGGGTGGAGGAGCCGTCGGGGGCGATGTCGCAGAGCCGGGCGACGGCCTGCCCCCGGGGCGACTCCATGCGCAGCCGGAGCCGGACGCGCGGGCGGCCGAGGATCTCGACGGGGGCTTCGGTGACCGGGAATTCGAAGCAGGCCGACTTGACGTCGTCGTCGCGCTGGTCGGTGGGTAGTTCGGCGAAGTCGCCGTCCGGGCAGAAGCCGCCCGCGTCCAGGCCGGTGTGCTGCGGTGAGGCAACGATCACCGGGATGCCCTGGAGGCGGTAGGCGAGCGGGGTGACGCGAGGTGAGGGCCAGGCGTTGTCGGCCACCCAGCGGTCACCGATCCAGGTGCGGAGCAGCGGCTCGGCCATGATGCCGGTGTCGCGGCCCTTCAGATGGTGGTCCCACCAGCGCAACGTCTCCTGCAGGAAGCCGATCGCGGGTTCCGGCGGCAGCCCCGCGTCCGGGTAGTGGTGCGCCCAGGGGCCGATGAGGCCCCGTACCCGGGCCGGAGCAAGGTCTTCGACCAGCCGCAGGACGGTGTCCCGGTACGGGTCGTGCCAGCCGCCGACCGCGAGTACGGCGGCCCGGATCGCCGCCCGGGAGTCGCGGCCGCCGCCCTTCTTCCAGTAGTCGTCGCGGATCTGGTGGGCGAGCCAGGAGTGGATGAGGGGGTCGACGCTCTCCAGCCGCTCGAGCCATATCTCGCGCCACTTCTTGCCGGCGTATGCGGGGTCGGGCGGCCGGGACGCGTGGGCGAGCGCTGTCGCCGACCGGGAGTGCATTCCGACGGTGTCGTCGAAGCGGTCGTCGGTGGCGCATACGCTCACGACCGCCTTGAGCGGCCCGGGGGCGAGCTCGGCGACCCGCAGACCGCTGAGACCTCCCCGGCCGATGCCGAACATGCCGACCGTGCCGTCGCACCAGGGCCGCCCGGCGAGCCATTCCACGACGGCGCGTCCGTCCTCGGGCTCGGTGGCGTCGTACGCGTCGCCGGGCGTGCCCTCACTGTTGCCGTGGCCGCGTGCGTCGACGCGTATCGAGGCGTAGCCGTGTCCGGCGTACCAGGGGTGGCGCTGCCAGTCGCGCGGAGCGGTCGAGTCGGTCAGCCGGCCCGGCTCGTACTCGAGCAGCGCGGGCACGGGGGCGTCGCTCACCGGGCGCCAGACACGGGCGAACAGGCGTGTTCCGTCCGGGAGTGGGATACGGATGTCTTCCCGGGTCGTTTCGTAGGGGAAGGCAGTGCGGATCTGCATGACGTCTGACCTCAGCTGTTGGGCAAAGGGCACATTTATTGTCGTATCGGCTCATCCTGAACATACCGGCGGTCACGGGAAGGCGCCCACGGTGATCGAAAGGTGACCGGATACGCTGACTTGAGTGGTGACAGCGACACATCGACAATCCGTGTGATCGTCAGCAGACAGGAGTACCCCTCGTGACCGTCGTCGGGCCGTTCGGGCTGAGCGTGCGGGACCAGGCTCTTGAGGCCGATGTCCAGACCGGATTGGCGGCTGTCGAGGCGGGCCTGCTCGAAGCCACCAAGAGTGAGGTCCCCTTCATCACGGAGGCCGCGCAGCACCTGGTCCGTGCGGGCGGCAAGCGATTCCGCCCGCTGCTCGTGATGCTTGCCGCCCAGTTCGGCGACCCGTTCGCGCCGGGTGTCGTGCCCTCCGCCGTCGTGGTCGAACTGACCCATCTGGCGACGCTGTACCACGACGACGTGATGGACGAGGCGCATGTGCGCCGCGGAGTGTCCAGCGCCAATGCCCGCTGGAGCAATTCGGTCGCGGTCCTCACCGGTGATTTTCTCTTCGCCCGTGCCTCGCACATTCTGGCCGACCTGGGCCCCGAGGCCGTACGCATCCAGGCCGAGGCGTTCGAGCGGCTGGTGACCGGACAGATCCTGGAGACCGCGGGGCCGCGTGACGGCCGTGACCCGGTGGAGCACTACCTCGATGTCCTCGCGGGCAAGACCGGTTCGCTGGTCGCCGTGTCCTGCCGGTTCGGCGCGATGATCTCCGGTGCCGACGAGCATGTCGTGGACATCCTCACCCAGTACGGCGAGCGGCTCGGTGTCGCCTTCCAGCTCGCCGACGACGTCCTCGACATCGCCAGCGACTCCCATGAGTCCGGCAAGACGCCCGGCACCGATCTGCGGGAGGGCATCCCGACGCTGCCGGTGCTGCGGCTGCGCGAGCGGGCCGCCCGTGAGGGCCGGCCCGAGGACCTGGAGCTCGTCGCGCTGCTCGACGGCGACCTGGGTGACGACGCGCGGCACGCCGAGGCGCTGGCCCGGCTGCGGGTGCACCCCGCTCTGGAGCAGGCCCGGCGGGACACGGTGCGGTACGCGGAGGAGGCGCGGGCAGCGCTGGCGCCGCTGTCCGAGTGCTTCGCCAAGGTCGCGCTGGAGGAGCTGTGCGATGCGGTGGTGCACCGCGCCGGATGAGCGTGTCTCACATCATGCTTCTGGATTGAGCCCGGACTCGGATCCACTCCGTACTCATGTCCGGAAGCCGACGCAGGGGGCGTCGCGAAGGCCACCCGGTTCGGGAAGCGGGATGGTCTGTTCTCCCGTACCGTTGAGATCCTGCGGCAGAACACGATCGGTGGAATCGCCCCGGCCGGGACCTGCGCACCGGGCACGGTCACGGGCGTTCCGTACCAGGCGGACCTACGTCTTCATCCAGAAGTGACACCTGGGGTGCGCGGCACCATCCCCTACTGGTTGGGGGAGGTGCCGCGCACCCGTGTCATCCGGAAGCAGTAGGCGGAGTTGATCCCGCGGGCTGACGCCTTCCGGCGGCCGATTTGGTCGGATGGAGACAACCGACCAACGGAGGTAGGCACACATGGCACCGAACGACAGCGCGCCCCGGCGGAAGGCTGCGCGTTACCTCGTCCCCGTCACGGTGGCGGGCGTGGCCGCGGCCACCATCGGGCTGGTCCCGGCGCTCGCCGCGTCCGGTGACCCCGATCTGCCGAAGATCAGCGCACAGGAACTCATCCAGAAAATCGCCGAGTCGGATGTGCAGCAGCTCTCCGGCACGGTGAAGATCACCACTGATCTGGGCCTTCCTTCGCTGGCCGGGCTCGACTTGGGCTCCCTCGCGCCGGAAGGCGCCCCTGAGGGCGGCGCCACGGCCTCGCCGGAAGCCAAACTCATGGAGCTGTCCGCCGGCACGCACACCCTGCGGGTCGCGGCCGACGGCCCCGACAAGCAGAAGCTCTCCATACTGGACAACGCTGCCGAGTTCAGCCTGATCCACAACGGCCAGGATGTCTGGGCGTACGACAGCAAGTCCAATGAGGTCTTCCACTCCGAGGCGCAGGCCGAGGAAGGAAAGCGCGGCGGCCACGAGAAGATGCCGGCCACCCCGCAGGAATTCGCCCAAGAGGCGCTGAAGGCCGTGGACTCCACGACCTCGGTGACCGTCGACGGCACCGCGCGGATCGCGGGCCGCGACGCGTACCAACTGCTGATCAAGCCGAAGCAGTCCGGCTCCACGATCGGCTCCATCAAGATCGCGGTCGACGCCCAGAAAGGCGTGCCGCTGAAGTTCACGCTCACCCCGTCCGGCGGCGGCAAGGCCGCGGTCGACGCGGGCTTCACCAAGGTCGACTTCGCCCAGCCGGCGGCGGGCACCTTCGACTTCACCCCGCCCAAGGGCGCCAAGGTGACCGAGGACGGAGAGGAATCGCTCACTCCGAAGCAGCGGAAGGACGCCGACGAGCTCGAGAAGCAGTTCGAGAAGAACTACGGAAAGGGCCTCGAGAAGGGGTTCCAGGGCCCGGCGGGCGCCGAGGAGTTCAAGGGGCTGAACGTCATCGGTGAGGGCTGGACCACGGTCGCCGAGCTGAAGGCCCCCGGCGGCGCCGGTCTCCCTGCCAAGGGTGCCGGTGAAATGCCGCCCGAGGCGTCCCAGTTCCTGAACACGCTGGGCAGCAAGGTCTCCGGCAAGTTCGGCGAGGGCACGTTCTTCTCGACCCGTCTCGTCAACGCACTGCTGACCGAGGACGGCACGGTGTACGTCGGCGCGGTCACCAAGGACGCGCTGATCAAGGCCGCCGACGAGGCCAAGTAACCAGCGAGCCAGTGCTGCCCCGTCGTACGCTCCGTACGACGGGGCGGACCGATGCCTGGGAGTGGATGTGACGCAGCCGGATGCCGTCATCGAGACGCATGAGCTCAGCAAGCGTTACCGCGGCGGCCAGCAGGCAGTCGACAGGCTTTCCCTGTGTGTGCCGGCCGGCAGCGTCTTCGGATTCCTCGGCCCGAACGGCTCCGGGAAGACGACCACCATCCGCATGCTGATGGGCCTGATCGAGCCGACGTCCGGCACCGCGACCGTGCTCGGCCACGCCATGCCGCGCGCCGCCAGGACCGTACTTCCCCAGGTGGGAGCGCTCATCGAGGGGCCCGCGCTGTACGGGTTCCTGTCCGGCCGGGACAATCTGCTGCGCTACGACTCCGCCGATCCGACCGCCGACCCGCGCACCCGGAAGGCCCGCGTCGCCGCCGCCCTCGACCGGGTGGGGCTGACCGCTGCCGCGGCCAAGAAGGCCAGGGCGTACTCCCTCGGTATGAAGCAGCGGCTCGGGCTCGCGGCCGCGCTGCTCCAGCCGCGCAGACTGCTGGTGCTGGACGAGCCGACCAACGGCCTCGATCCGCAGGGGATGCGGGAGATCCGCACCCTGGTCCGGGAACTGTCGGCGGACGGCGCCACGGTCTTTCTCTCCTCCCACCTGCTCGACGAGATCGAGCAGGTGTGCACACACGCGGCGGTGATGTCCGGGGGCCGGCTGCTCACCCAGGGGCCGGTGACGGACCTCGCGGCGCGGGCACGCGGCCGGCTCGTGGTCACCACGCCGGACACGGCCGAGGCGGCTCGGGTGCTCAAGGAGCACGGCGTGGACGGTCTCGAGGTCGGCGAGGAGGGCAGGGTGAGCGGCGAGCCTCCGGCCGGCGATCTGGCGGATCTCAACGCCGCCCTGGTACGGGCGGAGGTGAGGGTCCGTGGCTTCGGCCTGGAACGGGCCTCGTTGGAGGACGCGTTCGTCGCGCTGACCGGAGAGGGCTTCGATGTCGCAGGCTGAGGCACTGGCCGTACGCAATCCCAGCCCCTTGTGGGCGCTGGGTCTGTTCCGTTCCGAACTGACCACGATGCTGCGGCGGTGGCGCACAGTGGCGCTGCTCGGGGTGCTGGCCGTCGTACCCGTGGTGATCGGCATCGCCGTGAAGATCGAGACGAGCGACGGCGGTACCGTCGGCGCGGGTGGCCCCGAGGGCGGCGGCGGGCCCGCCTTCCTCGCCCAGATCACCAACAACGGCCTGTTCTTGGTCTTCGCGGCGCTCGCCGCGACCCTGCCGGTCTTCCTGCCCATGGCAATAGGAGTCGTGGCGGGCGACGCCGTGGCGGGCGAGGCCGGTGCCGGGACGCTGCGCTATCTGCTGGTCGCTCCGGCCGGACGTACCAGGTTGCTGTGCGCCAAGTACCTGTCGGTGCTGGCTTTCTGTCTGGTCGCCACACTGGTCGTGACCGCCACCGCGCTGGCGGTCGGTGCGCTGCTCTTCCCGGTCGGTGAGGTCACCACCATCTCCGGCACCCGGATCTCCTTCGGGGAAGGACTGGTCAGGGCCGCACTGGTCGCGCTGGTGGTCGCCGTCTCACTGACCGGGGTGGCCGCGCTCGGCCTGTTCGTATCGACGCTCACCAGCAGCGGCATCGCGGCGATGGCGGCGACGGTCGGGCTGCTGATCACGGTGCAGATCCTCGATGCCATCCCACAGTTGCACGCGATCCATCCGTATCTCTTCCCGCATTACTGGCTGTCCTTCGCGGATCTGCTGCGCGACCCCGTCGTCTGGGACGAAATGATCAAGAATGTCGGGATCCAGGGGCTGTACGCCGCGGTGTTCGGCTCGGCGGCCTGGGCCCGCTTCACTTCCCGGGACATCACGGCCTGAGGATCCTCGTGCCCCCTCTGCGCGAGGATCCTCAGGACGGGCAAAGCGGCTGACCGCGCGAGCCGACCCCCGATACGGCTCGACACGATACGTACCGTTTCCTCTGCCCATTCTTGGAGTACGGCATTCCACCTGTCAATACGCTGCGTAATGCACCCCCATAGACTGGTTGCGTGACCGCGATACCCAATCCGCAGCGCCGCAGCGAGAAGTCACACCAGGCGATACTGGCCGCCGCCCTCGGCCTGTGCGCGGAGAAGGGGTATGCGCGGGTGACCGTGGAGGCCATCGCGGCCCGGGCAGGAGTCAGCAAGAAGACCATCTACCGGTGGTGGCCGTCCAAAGGGGCGGTCCTTCTGGAGGCGGTTGCCGATGCGGTGGTCACCCACACCCCCTTCCCGGACACCGGGGATCTCGCCACCGATCTGCACACGCACATGTCCGGGATCGTCAAGCTGCTCTCCAGCCCGCCGCTCGGCCCGGCGTACAGCGGCATCCTGTCCGAGATGGGCCATGACGACGCCCTGGCGCGGGCCGTCGACGAGGAACTCGTGGGGCCTCGCGTCGAGGCGGCCGTGGGGCGACTGCGCAGCGCCCAGCGGCAGGGCGAACTGCGCCCGGGCGCCGACCTGGGGCTCGCCGTCGAGATGCTGTACGGCCCCGTCTACTACCGGCATGTGCTGCGCAGACCGCCGCCCTCCTCGGAGCGCATCGCGTCCCTGATCGGGCACGTGCTGCGCTCGTTCAGCTGAAGAAGGTCTTGGCGCGGGCGGTCGCGTCCTCGTCGCTCGTCACATCGCCTGGCCTGTTGCCGTGGCCCAGCAGGACGCCGCCCCAGTTCATCTTCATGTACACCGCGGTGTGACGGAGCGTCCCGGCCAGCGGCTCGGCCACCGACGGGTCGGCGGTGGCGAGCGCGGTCACGCCCCACAGGGTGCGGCCGGCCATCCGGGGCCGGAAGCCGACGCCGGGTATGCGCATCCAGCCCGACCAGTGGTCCAGGTAGCGCTTGACCGGCGTGGACACGCTGTACCAGTACAGCGGGGAGGCGATCACCAGATCGGTCGCGCTCAGTGTCGCCTCCAGCAGCCGCCCCGCGTTCCCGGTGGCGGCGGGGTAGTGCTCCTCGCCGTCGTGCCGCAGGTCGTCGAAGTCCGGCAGGGGCAGTTCGGTCAGTCGCAGCCACTGCTGCTCGGTGCCGGTGGGCAACTGCTCGGCGGCGAGGCGGGCGAGCGCCTCGGTGTTGCCGCCGGTGCGGCTGCTGCCGAGCAGGAAGAGGAACGACCGGGCCATGTGCTTTCTCCCCACGTGCCACGTACGACGCAGGCATGCAACTGCATGCGCGTGCAGTATATGCACACGCATGCAGTTGTTGCGCCGGCTCGTGGCGTCGGCCCATGGCGGCTCCGCTCAGAAGGTGAGCCTCCAGCTGTCGATGTAGCCCGTGTCCTGCGACGCCACGTCCTGGACGCGCAGCTTCCAGTCCCCGTTCGCGGCCTCGGTGGACGCGTCGACCGTGTAGGTGGCGATGACGTTGTCCGCCGAGTCGCGGGAGCTCGAATTCTTCAGCCGGTACGCCGTACCGTCCGGGGCGACGAGGTCCACGACCAGGTCGCCGCGCCAGGTGTGCTTGATGTCCACGCCGACCTTGAGGGTGGCGGGGGCGTTGCCGGTGCGTCCGGAGACCGTGACGGTGGACGTCACCGCGGGACCCTTGTCGGGGACGGCGACATCGTTGAGGTTCTCGTAGACGTCGCCCGGCGGGACGGGCGCGGCAGTGCCGATGGTCCAGACGGCGTGCGCG includes these proteins:
- a CDS encoding TetR/AcrR family transcriptional regulator produces the protein MTAIPNPQRRSEKSHQAILAAALGLCAEKGYARVTVEAIAARAGVSKKTIYRWWPSKGAVLLEAVADAVVTHTPFPDTGDLATDLHTHMSGIVKLLSSPPLGPAYSGILSEMGHDDALARAVDEELVGPRVEAAVGRLRSAQRQGELRPGADLGLAVEMLYGPVYYRHVLRRPPPSSERIASLIGHVLRSFS
- a CDS encoding flavodoxin family protein, which encodes MARSFLFLLGSSRTGGNTEALARLAAEQLPTGTEQQWLRLTELPLPDFDDLRHDGEEHYPAATGNAGRLLEATLSATDLVIASPLYWYSVSTPVKRYLDHWSGWMRIPGVGFRPRMAGRTLWGVTALATADPSVAEPLAGTLRHTAVYMKMNWGGVLLGHGNRPGDVTSDEDATARAKTFFS
- a CDS encoding ABC transporter permease; the protein is MSQAEALAVRNPSPLWALGLFRSELTTMLRRWRTVALLGVLAVVPVVIGIAVKIETSDGGTVGAGGPEGGGGPAFLAQITNNGLFLVFAALAATLPVFLPMAIGVVAGDAVAGEAGAGTLRYLLVAPAGRTRLLCAKYLSVLAFCLVATLVVTATALAVGALLFPVGEVTTISGTRISFGEGLVRAALVALVVAVSLTGVAALGLFVSTLTSSGIAAMAATVGLLITVQILDAIPQLHAIHPYLFPHYWLSFADLLRDPVVWDEMIKNVGIQGLYAAVFGSAAWARFTSRDITA